Sequence from the Enhydrobacter sp. genome:
GTCGGCGCCTGGGGCTTCTCGTTGCGCGTGCCGTGGATGCCGCCGCCATAGTAGGCGACCGCCGCATCGGGCTTGAGCCGGGTCGAGGCGAGCCAGGTGATGGTGCCGCCCCAGCAGAAGCCGGTGACGCCGACCTTCTTGACGCCGCGCTTTTTCAGCTCGGCGATCGCCGCATCGACGTCCTGCACCGCCTTGTCGAAGCCGAGCTCCATCACGTGCTTGCGGCCCTCGGCGATCGTGTCGGGAGTGTAGCCGAGCTCGATGCCCTTGCGGATGTGATCGAAGAATTGCGGAGCGAGCGCGAGATATCCATCGGCTGCGAGCTTGTCGGTCACCGCACGAATGTGATGATTGACCCCGAAGATCTCCTGGATCACCACGATGCCGCCCTTCGGCGTCCCCTTGGGCGCCGCGAGGTAACCGCCGATATCGCCCGCCTTGGACTTAAGAGTGATAGTCTCGCCCATGAGATTTCCTCCATCTGCCGGCGGCATTGGACCATGGTAAGGCTGCGCGGTTCAAGGAACCTCCGCCATGTACCTACCCAAGCATTTCGCAGGCGACGACGCCGTCGCGCAGGAGATCATGCAGGCCCATAGCTGGGCGGTGCTGATCGGCACAGGCGAGGATGGAGCGCCATTCGCCACCCATCTTTCGCTCCTCTGGCAGCAGGACGGCGGACCGTGGGGCAGCCTGATCGGCCACATGGCTCGAGCCAACCCGCACTGGAAGCTGTTTGAGCGTCCGGCCGAATCGATGGCCCTTTTCTGGGGTCCCCATGCCTATGTCTCGCCGACCTGGTACACCCCCGGCGCCAAGGTGCCGACGTGGAACTACGTGACGGTCCATGCCTACGGAAGACCGGAGATCGTCGCCGATACCGCCGGTGCGCTCGACGTGCTGGCCAGGCTGGCGACGCTCTACGAGGGGATAGGATCCGAGGCTTGGGGGCTGGATCGTCTGCCGCCCGGCAACGCCGAGGTGCAGACCCGCGGTATCGTTGCCTTTCGCATGCCGATTGTGCGGCTGGAGACCAAGATCAAGCTCAGCCAGAACCGCGATCTCGAGGACCGTCAGCGCGTCATTGCCAGGCTCGAAGCGAGCGACGGTCAGGATGCGCAGGCCACGGCGCGCTGGATGAAGCGGGTGCTCTGAGGATTGCCGTCCGTGCAGCAGCCGGATCGTACTCGCCCTCTTGAGTGAGCCCCTGCTACCTTGGTTGCGTGACAAGCGAGAGAACGTCGCCCGCGACGCGGCAATCTGACGACACAGGACACGGTAGCCTCGTGATCCTGGCCCTGCTGGCCCTGCTGGTCGGCGCGGCGGCTGGCGCGGTCGGTGCGCTTTTCCGACTGTGCCTCGAACAGGCCGACCGATGGCGCGACGCGGCCGTCGGCTGGGCGCATGGCCATTCCCTGCTCGGCTTCGTCCTGGTGCTCGGCGGCGGCGCGGTCTGTGCTGCGCTGGCGGTCTGGTTGGTGCGGCGATTCTCACCCCATGCGTCGGGCAGCGGCATTCCTCATGTCGAGGCCGTCCTGCGCAGGGAACTGGCGCCGGCTCCCTATATCCTGCTGCCCGTGAAGTTCGTCGGCGGCGTGCTGGCGATCGGCTCCGGCCTCGCCCTCGGGCGTGAGGGGCCGAGCGTTCAAATGGGGGCGACCGTCGCGCATGCCGTCGCCGATCTGGCGCGCCGATCCTGGCCGGATTGCCGCGTGCTGATCGCGGCCGGGGCCGGCGCGGGACTGGCAACAGCGTTCAACGCGCCGATCGCCGGTGCCATCTTCGTGCTGGAGGAGCTGGTACAACGCTTCGAGCGCCGCATTGCCATTGCGGCGCTTGCGGCTTCGGCGACCGCCATCGCGGTCGCCCGCGCCATCATCGGCGATGCTCCCGATTTCGTGTTGCCGCCGCTCGATCACATCGCTCCGCTCGGTCAGCCTCTTTTCATCGTGCTGGGGGTGGTCGCGGGATTGCTAGGCATTGCCTACAACCGGACCCTGTTGGGAACTCTGGCCTTGTTCGACCGCCTCGGCCGCTGGCCGGTCGAACTCCGGGCAGCCGCGGTGGGCATGTCGGTGGCGGTCGTGGTCTGGTTCGCGCCCGGACTGGTCGGCGGAGGCGATGCACTGACTCAACGCGCGCTGTCGGGCGCCGAGCCGCTCCTCCTGCTGCCCCTGATCTTCCTGCTGCGGGCCCTGATGGGGGCGGTATCCTATGCCGCCGGGACGCCGGGTGGCCTGTTCGCGCCCCTGCTGGTGCTGGGTGCGCAGATGGGCCTGATGTTCGGTGTGGCCTGCGCATGGCTGTTTCCCGGGTTGGCCTTGACGCCGGCGGCCTTCGCGGTCGTCGGGATGGCGGCCTTCTTCACCGGCGTCGTCCGGGCACCCCTCACGGGCATCGTGCTGATCACGGAGATGACGGCGGCTTTCACGCTGCTGCTGCCGATGCTGGGAGCGTGTTTCGCGGCCATGCTGGTGCCGACTTTGCTGCGCGACGCGCCGATCTACGATTCGTTGCGCGAGCGTACCCTGCAGCGTGACCGGCAGCCGGGCGGCCGGTCTTCTACCTGATCGGCGAGGTCGCCTTGAAAGCGCAACAGAACTGTCGCGCCAGCATCGCCGGTCGACGCTAGATGCTCCTGGCGACGTGGAGGGCATCATGCAGGACGACGACCGCGGTTCCAATTCGAGCCGCGAAGCATCCATCGGCGAGTTGATCGAGCGCCGCCTCGGCCGAAGAGAGGCCCTGCAAGGTCTGGCGGGCATAGCCGCCCTGTCGGCGGCGCCCGCATGGGCGCAAAGCGGCGGCCCCTCGAGCCTGACCTTCAACGAGATCGGGCATCGGCTCGACGAGCAGCAGCACGTACCGGATGGATACGAGGCGCAGATCGTCGTCCGTTGGGGAGACCCCGTGCTGCCGGGTGCCCCCGAATTCGATGCGATGAATCAGGCCGCATCGGCACAGGAGCTCCAGTTCGGCTACAACAACGACTATCTCGGCTTGTATCCGTTGCCTGCCGACAGCGGGGGCAACGATCGCTTCCTGCTGGTGGTCAACCACGAGTACACCAGTGCCGCACTCATGTTTCCAGGCGGGCGAGGTGGCGGTGCGAACGCAACGCGGGCCCAGGCCGAAGTCGAGATGGCCGCCCATGGCGGCTCCGTCCTCGAGATCGCGCTCGATAACGGACGGTGGAAGCCGGTCCAAGGCAGCAAATATGCCCGTCGCCTGACTGCGCACACGCCGATGCAGATCTCGGGACCCGCGGCGGGTCACGACAAGATGAGGACCTCGGCCGACCCTGCCGGACGCACCGTGCTCGGCATGTTGAACAACTGCGCGGGCGGCAACACGCCTTGGGGGACCTGGCTCACCTGCGAAGAGAACTTCGACGTCTACTTCGGCGGCGATGCCACCAAGCATCCCGACGCGGCGTCCCTCAAGCGCTACGGTTTCCGTCGCTCGCGGCAGGCGTGGAGCAGGTACGTCGACCGCTTCGACCTCGCAAAGGAGCCGAACGAGCCAAACCGATTCGGCTGGGTGGTCGAGATCGATCCGTACGATCCAGCTTCGATCCCCGTGAAGCGCACGGCACTCGGTCGCTTCAAGCACGAGGGCTGTACCTATGCATTGTGCAGGGATGGGCGGGTCGCGTTCTATTCGGGCGACGACGAGCGCTTCGACTACGTCTACAAGTTCGTCACTTCGCGCCCCTGGAACCCGAGCGACCGCGCCGCCAACAAGGACTTGCTCGACGAGGGCACGCTCCATGTCGCGCGCTTCTCCGACGACGGCAAGGTCGAGTGGCTGCCGCTGGTTCAGGGCCAAGGCCCGCTGACCCCGGAGAATGGCTTTGCCAGCCAGGCCGACGTCGTCATCAACACGCGCCTGGCCGCCGACCTGTTGAAGGCGACGCCGATGGATCGGCCGGAGGATGTCGAGGCGAGCCCGACGACCGGCAAGGTCTATGTCGTCATGACCAACAACGGCAGTCGCAGGCCGGACCAGATTTCGGCTGCCAATCCGCGCGCCCGGAACGATCACGGCCACATCGTCGAG
This genomic interval carries:
- a CDS encoding FMN-binding negative transcriptional regulator, which encodes MYLPKHFAGDDAVAQEIMQAHSWAVLIGTGEDGAPFATHLSLLWQQDGGPWGSLIGHMARANPHWKLFERPAESMALFWGPHAYVSPTWYTPGAKVPTWNYVTVHAYGRPEIVADTAGALDVLARLATLYEGIGSEAWGLDRLPPGNAEVQTRGIVAFRMPIVRLETKIKLSQNRDLEDRQRVIARLEASDGQDAQATARWMKRVL
- a CDS encoding PhoX family phosphatase, translating into MQDDDRGSNSSREASIGELIERRLGRREALQGLAGIAALSAAPAWAQSGGPSSLTFNEIGHRLDEQQHVPDGYEAQIVVRWGDPVLPGAPEFDAMNQAASAQELQFGYNNDYLGLYPLPADSGGNDRFLLVVNHEYTSAALMFPGGRGGGANATRAQAEVEMAAHGGSVLEIALDNGRWKPVQGSKYARRLTAHTPMQISGPAAGHDKMRTSADPAGRTVLGMLNNCAGGNTPWGTWLTCEENFDVYFGGDATKHPDAASLKRYGFRRSRQAWSRYVDRFDLAKEPNEPNRFGWVVEIDPYDPASIPVKRTALGRFKHEGCTYALCRDGRVAFYSGDDERFDYVYKFVTSRPWNPSDRAANKDLLDEGTLHVARFSDDGKVEWLPLVQGQGPLTPENGFASQADVVINTRLAADLLKATPMDRPEDVEASPTTGKVYVVMTNNGSRRPDQISAANPRARNDHGHIVEIVPKDGDHASADGTWSIFLLAGKPGQDAGARYHRATSASGWLSCPDNVAFDSKGRLWISTDGGPVAAGVADGVWGCDTEGYGRALTRLFYQSPAGAEVCGPIFTPDDRALFLAIQHPGELRGSTFDRPVTRWPDFKDGMPPRPSVIAIVRKDGGTIGS
- a CDS encoding dienelactone hydrolase family protein, yielding MGETITLKSKAGDIGGYLAAPKGTPKGGIVVIQEIFGVNHHIRAVTDKLAADGYLALAPQFFDHIRKGIELGYTPDTIAEGRKHVMELGFDKAVQDVDAAIAELKKRGVKKVGVTGFCWGGTITWLASTRLKPDAAVAYYGGGIHGTRNEKPQAPTMMHFGDKDMHIPMDHVNELRKLHPGVTIYDYPADHGFHCDERGSWDAAASKQAMARTMEFFAKHVG
- the clcA gene encoding H(+)/Cl(-) exchange transporter ClcA, with product MTSERTSPATRQSDDTGHGSLVILALLALLVGAAAGAVGALFRLCLEQADRWRDAAVGWAHGHSLLGFVLVLGGGAVCAALAVWLVRRFSPHASGSGIPHVEAVLRRELAPAPYILLPVKFVGGVLAIGSGLALGREGPSVQMGATVAHAVADLARRSWPDCRVLIAAGAGAGLATAFNAPIAGAIFVLEELVQRFERRIAIAALAASATAIAVARAIIGDAPDFVLPPLDHIAPLGQPLFIVLGVVAGLLGIAYNRTLLGTLALFDRLGRWPVELRAAAVGMSVAVVVWFAPGLVGGGDALTQRALSGAEPLLLLPLIFLLRALMGAVSYAAGTPGGLFAPLLVLGAQMGLMFGVACAWLFPGLALTPAAFAVVGMAAFFTGVVRAPLTGIVLITEMTAAFTLLLPMLGACFAAMLVPTLLRDAPIYDSLRERTLQRDRQPGGRSST